One part of the Vitis riparia cultivar Riparia Gloire de Montpellier isolate 1030 chromosome 8, EGFV_Vit.rip_1.0, whole genome shotgun sequence genome encodes these proteins:
- the LOC117919713 gene encoding putative DNA (cytosine-5)-methyltransferase CMT1, producing MAKRKGASEEAAPLQPCVVKKTKKSRAAAEASVVGAPISVNEARQKWPQRYTSTNKFRKGSDSRTKDESIEAEDILQARRHFTEAVVDGCIYKLYDYAYVKAEDGQPDFIAKIVELFETIDREPYFTAQWFFRAEDTVIKDHAHLVDQKRVFYSDMRDDNPLDCIVSKVEIVQVAPNVDLAEKEKTIPPCDLYYDMSYSLKHLTFANLLTENSRTESDESSTISSEIGLNGTTDGINSAIGESSQVHKFQGSGMTLLDLYSGCGAMSTGLCLGASLSGLKLVTRWAVDINPHACESLKLNHPETEVRNEAAEDFLSLLKEWATLCEDFSLLGSRRPEVVNPISNRSGSDDEEDEDGDGGSPVPRGEFEVKKLVAICYGDPNEINKPGLYFKVRWKGYGPSDDTWEPIEGLSKCKKSVKEFVKKGYRSSILPLPGDVDFICGGPPCQGVSGFNRFRNTEAPLDDPKNHQLVVFMDIVNYLKPKYVLMENVVDILKFAGGFLGRYAMGRLVSMNYQARLGMMAAGSYGVPQYRMRVFLWGAHPMEKLPPYPLPTHDVIGRGVVPNEFEEITVGYDKSELCKLEKALFLGDAISDLPPVTNYNGQDETPYNKAAHTEFQRYIRLRKHDMVYCSDAEKNASEPPMLYDHRPLQLNEDDNERVCRIPKKKGANFRDLPGVMVGSDNRVEWDPSMERVLLPSGKPLVPDYAMSFVRGKSTKPFARLWWDEIVATVVTRAEPHNQAIIHPTQDRVLTIRENARFQGFPDCYKLCGPVKERYIQVGNAVAVPVALALGYSFGMASQGLCDDHPLATLPFKFPECLAKPSSTPRNLGS from the exons ATGGCGAAACGCAAGGGAGCAAGCGAAGAAGCGGCGCCGTTGCAGCCCTGCGTGGTCAAGAAAACCAAGAAATCTCGGGCCGCCGCCGAGGCCAGTGTCGTCGGAGCACCGATCTCCGTCAACGAAGCTCGTCAGAAATGGCCCCAAAGATACACATCCACG AACAAGTTCAGAAAAGGCAGTGATTCTAGGACTAAAGA TGAATCTATTGAAGCCGAGGATATATTGCAAGCAAGGCGTCACTTTACAGAAGCTGTTGTTGATGGCTGTATCTACAAGCTTTACGATTATGCTTATGTCAAA GCAGAAGATGGACAACCTGATTTTATTGCAAAGATTGTGGAGCTGTTTGAAACAATTGACAGGGAACCATATTTTACAGCTCAATGGTTTTTCAGAGCAGAAGACACT GTCATCAAGGACCATGCACATCTTGTTGACCAAAAGCGAGTGTTTTATTCAGATATGAGAGATGACAATCCGTTGGACTGCATTGTCTCTAAAGTGGAAATTGTTCAAGTTGCCCCCAAT GTGGACTTGGctgaaaaagagaaaacaatcCCACCTTGtgatttatattatgatatgtCATATTCTTTGAAGCATTTGACATTTGCAAACTTACTCACTG AAAATTCTAGAACAGAGAGTGATGAATCTTCTACAATTTCGAGTGAGATTGGTTTGAACGGCACCACTGATGGCATCAATTCTGCTATTGGAGAGTCCTCACAAGTTCACAAATTTCAGGGATCTGGGATGACCTTGTTGGATTTGTATTCTGGTTGTGGAGCCATGTCTACAGGCCTTTGTCTTGGCGCATCATTATCTGGTTTGAAACTTGTTACT AGATGGGCTGTTGACATAAATCCTCATGCATGTGAAAGTCTTAAGTTGAATCATCCTGAAACTGAG GTAAGGAATGAAGCAGCTGAAGATTTTTTATCTTTGTTAAAAGAATGGGCAACCCTTTGCGAGGATTTCTCTTTGTTGGGTTCAAGGCGGCCAGAAGTAGTGAATCCTATTTCAAACAGGTCTGGGAGTGATGACGAGGAGGATGAAGATGGTGATGGTGGTTCTCCAGTTCCCCGCGGGGAATTTGAAGTGAAGAAGCTAGTTGCTATTTGTTATGGTGATCccaatgaaataaataaacctGGATTGTATTTTAAG GTTCGTTGGAAGGGCTATGGTCCAAGCGATGACACTTGGGAACCTATTGAGGGTTTAAG CAAATGTAAAAAGAGTGTAAAGGAATTTGTTAAGAAAGGGTATAGATCAAGCATATTGCCCCTGCCG GGTGATGTGGATTTCATATGTGGAGGTCCTCCTTGTCAAGGAGTCAGTGGTTTTAATCGCTTTAGAAACACAGAGGCTCCCTTGGATGATCCAAAGAACCATCAGTTGGTGGTGTTCATGGATATTGTCAACTACTTGAAGCCAAAATATGTTCTCATGGAAAATGTGGTTGATATTTTGAAGTTTGCTGGTGGTTTTTTGGGGCGTTATGCAATGGGGCGTCTTGTTTCCATGAATTATCAGGCACGGTTGGGAATGATGGCTGCAGGCTCTTACGGTGTTCCACAATATAGGATGCGTGTCTTCTTGTGGGGTGCTCATCCTATGGAG AAATTGCCTCCTTATCCATTGCCAACTCATGACGTTATAGGAAGAGGGGTAGTTCCCAATGAATTTGAG GAAATTACTGTTGGTTATGATAAAAGTGAGCTGTGTAAGTTGGAAAAGGCTCTTTTTCTTGGGGATGCCATATCTGATCTTCCACCG GTCACAAATTATAACGGTCAAGATGAAACGCCTTATAATAAAGCTGCTCACACAGAGTTCCAGAGATACATCAGATTGAGAAAGCATG aTATGGTATATTGCAGTGATGCTGAGAAGAATGCATCAGAACCTCCAATGCTTTATGACCATCGCCCTTTGCAATTGAATGAAGATGATAATGAAAGAGTGTGTCGCATTCCAAAGAAAAAg GGTGCCAACTTTAGGGACCTACCTGGTGTAATGGTTGGTTCAGATAACAGGGTGGAATGGGATCCTTCTATGGAAAGAGTTTTACTTCCTTCAGGAAAACCTCTG GTCCCTGATTATGCCATGTCATTTGTCCGTGGGAAGTCTACAAA GCCATTTGCTCGTCTATGGTGGGATGAAATTGTCGCAACTGTTGTAACAAGGGCAGAGCCTCACAACCAG GCTATTATTCACCCAACACAAGACAGAGTACTCACAATCCGTGAAAATGCAAGATTCCAGGGCTTTCCTGACTGCTACAAACTTTGTGGACCTGTCAAAGAGAG GTACATACAAGTGGGCAATGCAGTTGCAGTGCCTGTGGCTCTTGCTTTGGGGTACTCATTTGGTATGGCAAGCCAAGGACTCTGTGATGACCACCCGTTAGCAACTCTCCCTTTCAAGTTCCCTGAATGCCTTGCAAAGCCATCTTCTACGCCTAGGAACCTGGGTTCATGA